A window of Nicotiana sylvestris chromosome 8, ASM39365v2, whole genome shotgun sequence genomic DNA:
CCCTCTCTCCTTCAACTCAACTCCACAATTGCAACCTAAAGAAAGCAAGAGCCCAATTCCCAATCGCCCTCATTTTTGCATTTTCGTGTTTTATACGAAGTAAAGGCTGTAAACTCGATTAATTGTTGGTATTGAATCTCAAGTTCAAAAAAGAGTTGTGGCCATGGCTTCTTCATGTCCTAATCCACATGCAAAGTTTTCATTCGAGAGTCGACCAAAGTTGCTTAAAGATTTCCTCCAAGACGATATTAgttttcaatcacaatctcaaaAAGCATATAAATCCACAAGTCAAAgattttttaacaaaaattcatcTCAACTACATAGAAGTCGATCATCTAGAGCTGCTTCAGCTACTATATCCGCCATTCACAAGGTCATTAACATTGTTAAGTTCTTGCCATTTGCCTATGTTAAATCCCCGTCCATTTTACCTAGAAGCATTTCGAGAAAACTGtcaagaagaaatcacaaagagACTGAAAACTATATTATGAACCATGAGGTCTCAGTTACAGTTAAAGTCAAAGTCAAAGATATCTTACGGTGGAAATCATCTAAGGACCTAGTGGAGGAGAAATCTACACCGTTAGATTATGCTTATTCACCCTTTAGGTGTGACGGTGATTTTACTGCTGAGAATTTATCTTCTTGGTGTGGTGAAAGTGATGAATGCTATGATAAAAAGAATTTACTTGAAGAAGGTGTCGGTCGTTACTGCGCCAGAGAGACAAGAGGAATCAAATTGGACCCCGAGGTAATTTAATTTTggagtttttcttcttttgtaaatATACTAAATTGCTTTAATCGATTTGTTATTAGTAATATCGTACTCTTCTATCTCATAATATGTGTCGTAGTTACTAAAAATAGTTATCTcggattatttattattttagagaagttcaagacaaaattgATTATATACGTTATTTTTACCTTTAATGTATCAATTGCATtcatatttagtaaaaatatgaaTATTGTCATTGATAGATATGacacataaattaaaaaaatatttaataaaggtaaaataattaaaaattattttttcttaaaggaCGTGTACAAAATAATCAGGACACGAAGACGAAGAGAGTACCATCATATTGCATGAACTTTTGCGTCCGTGTTGAAATAAATTGAATACTGCTTTGTCAGCTTTTGTTCAGCCTCATATAGAGTTTGACGTGGCTTCAATATATAAATTATAATGTCTCTATCTTTTAACTAACTTAATAAAATTAGGTTTTATTGTTAATTCATCATACAGTCCTATATAGTAGTAAATAACATCTCGACTAATGATGATATCTAGTTCAAAGATATGTATAGGACAATCTATTTAATTATTTTGACAGAATTAATTGTCCTATTTTTCTTTAAGGGGAAGGGGATAGATTGCTCGTAAGGGTGATGATGAAATTTGAATCTAGGATCTAATCTGTGTATAATATATGGTGGACTTGTGTAACAGGAACACTATGAGAACGAGCAGCACAGTCCAGTCTCAGTTCTTGAATCTCCATTTCGTGAAGATCAGGACGAATACGTTTCTTACCATAGGACCCTCGTTGATATTGATAGTAAGTTTCGATCTCCAAGTACACTCAACGATTTAGCTTCTATACAAGGACAGCTAGACAAAGTATTTAACTTATTTGTAGTAGGTACCCGTCTTACTTTTAGATTATAAATCCATTTTTTTGGGTGGTTATCCACAGTTATATTTTAAGTAACTTGATTGTGTAAAAATTCTTTTGAGAGTTAGTGTAAGAAAAGTCAAAACTCTTACAGTGGTGTTCGGTCAACTTGCATGCACGACTATTCAAATTACCTCAACACCTTCAAATTATCTTTTTTCTATGAGGAAGTACGTGTTATGACGATATCGGCTAAAAGAAAGGAATTAGCAACGGATAAATTCTATAGCCAAACATAAAAAATCGCCACTAATCCTATTTAGCAACAGATTTGCTATATATTATCAAGAAATTCTGTCAGCTACGAGCGATTTAACGATAGATTAGCGATGAAATTCGTAGCTAATTCCAGTTATTTTGTAGCCGATGATGATTAATTTGTCACTATATATATTGCAGGAAGAAAGTGCATGCTCAGGGAAAGAATTCAAGCGTTTGAGAGTCTAGAAGAAGGAAACACTAGCTATAAcgaggaggatgaagaagaacAAGAACAAGAAATGCATGAGATTGAAGAAAAGGCAAAGAaattattatgctatttcaaagaaACTGAAAACTTGTGGACGGAAGATTGTGAGACAAATGTGGATGATGAGCTTTTGTTGGATTTCTTTTGGCATGAACTGATTCAAAACAATGTTGATGAAAGTGAAATGTTAATGAGAGAAGCTAAATGTTTGATCAATGGAGAGTACAATGATGAATTTGAGTGGGAGATAGAGGACAAAAGGGAGGTCTATATAAGGGATATGCAAAGACTAGGGAGATGGAATTACAAGTTTGAAGAGGAGAAAGAAGAGTTGGCATTAGACTTGGAGTTTGAGGTTCTTAATGATTTGGTCCACGAGGTCTTGGCAGATTTTTTTTGCTCTTAATCGGTAGTAGAAGTGACCAAAAGTACTCGCTTGCTATCTTGTTCTCTATCATCATGAACTGGGACTGCGAGCTGTAAAGGTAGAAAAAAAGCAAATTAAGAGATAGTGATTCCATTTTTTCCTTAAAACGACATAGAATTTGAGCACAATCAATCCGATCATTGTGGTTTCTCTTTTACATGTATGCATATCGACATGTATAGAACGTGCTGTAGGACTAAAGTGTAGCTCAATTAGGAGAGGCTGAACTACAACTGTGTTTGTTCTCCACCTAGTATTTTTAAGTTGTGGGTGCTCAACTGCCTTAAATCTCGAAGCGGTTTGAGATTGGCTGCGCAGCCAATGTTTTTGTATgttattattgtcacacctcctttttaccacccgaggggatataacggagtttttccaattaaagtgacattattctaaatgggattatttttatttatttcagagtcgccacttgggatatttattatggtgtcccaagtcaccggtttattttaaatcccaaatcgaggaaattttcgactttatttaaaagtctgcgaaccagaaattctagataagaaattctgttaaccagggagaaggtgttaggcattcttgggttccgtggttctagcacagtcggttaaactattaataattggcctattatctgatttattacatgttttaaacctattgtgcatttttaactttatatccgcttttaattattttaaaccgcttttttaggatttatggaattatttcttgaacaagttatgattgtcgtacacttgccgttttggaacacGCCGCAAACCAAGctatatgaaatgcacccgcgattcgccacatgtttatttttttattaaaattcaaagttgttatgatcgggttacatgaaatgcacccccgaatttgggaattaagtatcataactatgtcacgagaaccatacccatagtcacgatgatttattaatcgcgcctaaagcaagttaCGATGTATTTATAAGTGATTATTTCCGAAGCTTGCTTGATATTGTTTGTGAAGTCCTTGATTAATGAATATGGAATTCCGAAAGAAGTGTAAAACTTAGCTATTTAGTATTATTCACAAGTTGTCTACACTTGTAGATTCAATTGCCACTTAAAAGGGACGTACTAAATCCAAATTATATAACAAAGTCATTGACCCCATGAAAAGAACTTCTCTTTATTCCTTTCTAACCACAGATGAACAATTAGACAACTCAAATAAACACATAATGATAACTATCAATAAATATTTAGTGCAAAAGGTGAGTTTAAAGCTTTGGAAGGAATAAGAATACACATTTTAATTAGTCAGTTCCAAATCAAACCTATATAAATGAAAGCTCTATTCATTAAATTATCTATCACTCAAACATTAAGTACTAAATTAACAAAATTATGAGAATAAACTAAACATCCAAATTCTAAACCGTGCGTGACATTACCACTTAAGAATAAAATCTAACATGTCCATCAATTTTACAAAGAAACACGGAAGGGCTggaaaatagcaaaaatatcacATGCCTTTTATAAATC
This region includes:
- the LOC104231773 gene encoding uncharacterized protein — protein: MASSCPNPHAKFSFESRPKLLKDFLQDDISFQSQSQKAYKSTSQRFFNKNSSQLHRSRSSRAASATISAIHKVINIVKFLPFAYVKSPSILPRSISRKLSRRNHKETENYIMNHEVSVTVKVKVKDILRWKSSKDLVEEKSTPLDYAYSPFRCDGDFTAENLSSWCGESDECYDKKNLLEEGVGRYCARETRGIKLDPEEHYENEQHSPVSVLESPFREDQDEYVSYHRTLVDIDRRKCMLRERIQAFESLEEGNTSYNEEDEEEQEQEMHEIEEKAKKLLCYFKETENLWTEDCETNVDDELLLDFFWHELIQNNVDESEMLMREAKCLINGEYNDEFEWEIEDKREVYIRDMQRLGRWNYKFEEEKEELALDLEFEVLNDLVHEVLADFFCS